One Vidua chalybeata isolate OUT-0048 chromosome 22, bVidCha1 merged haplotype, whole genome shotgun sequence genomic region harbors:
- the UTS2 gene encoding urotensin-2 translates to MHKLILCCLIIVSFSCPLLSLPIINANEMSYQHSADEDSRLNLERLGSLGSTSLLQLLPELLGTLTEDNKAGLTPSNYNPGENIKEAFYGNHPRNAFLGRFLTKDRKQYKKRGNLSECFWKYCV, encoded by the exons ATGCATAAACTGATACTTTGCTGTCTCATTATCGTCAGCTTCTCCTGTCCTCTCTTGTCTCTCCCCATCATCAATGCCAATGAGATGTCTTATCAGCACTCAG CTGATGAAGATTCAAGGTTAAACCTGGAGAGGTTGGGCAGCCTGGGaagcacctccctgctccagctcctgccagagctCCTGGGCACACTGACTGAGGACAACAAAGCAG GTCTCACCCCCAGCAACTACAACCCAGGGGAAAATATCAAAGAG GCTTTCTATGGGAATCATCCTCGGAACGCTTTCCTGGGACGCTTCTTGACCAAGGACAGGAAACAGTACAAGAAACGTGGGAATCTTTCTGAGTGCTTCTGGAAATATTGTGTGTAA